The segment CATTTTCAAATAACCATTTATGTTACTTTGTTAAGATTGGTTCCATTTTTAAATATGCTAATGCTTCATTCATATGTCCGAACACAAATTAGATGCACTtgagattatatatatgtgtgtgtgtatatatatctactatatatttctgagttcactgtatgtctgcgtccctagcggcaatctcattggtcccttggcctgcccgcccccgcacctctcattggcctgaggcagagtgacgggccaaacaaaaacacacacacacacacacactctctctctctctctctctctctctctctctctctctctctctctctctctctctcccccgtcagttggaccgcagctcaccttccacacacacccccccccccctcctctcccggtgcccctcactctctccccccacctcacccaaatccccacgctccgcaacatccccagccgcaccatcaccctcaccgtgcgccgcggccctcctgctcagcagcaaactccagcctcctcctccctcgcggcgcggcccgggcctcctgctctccccctcacgtgcgccgctaccggagaggggaagcgcggaccgggcctcccgcctcagatccacgtgggagcggccggacgagtgagtgagcggccttcaccttccctcacccaccttcacctcccctcaccccccttcacctcacctcaccccccttcacctcccctccacccccccccggcgccgctacagtcagcgggggagcgagcgcccgggacacagcgggggagcggccacaacaagctgcctcccgcctcagatccacgtgggagcttccggacgggtgagggagctgccggacgggtgagggagctgctggacgggtgagtgagcggccggacgggtgactgagcggccttcacctcccctcaccccccttcacctcccctcacccacccctcacccaccttcacctcccctcacccacccctcactccacttcccctcccttccacctccacctcccttcaccccccctccaccccccttcacctcccctccacccccccttcacctcccctccacccccccttcacctctcctccaccccccttcacctctcctccacccccccttcacctctcctccaccccccctttcacctcccctccacccccccttcacctcccctccacccccaccttcacgtcccctccacccccaccttcacccccccttcaccttcccttcactccccccttacaacctcccaccacctcccccctccttaccacctcccccctcctcaccacctccccccaccttcacaccaccccccaccttcacaccttcccaccacctccccccccttcccaccacctccccccccttcccaccacctccccccttcccaccacctccccccttcccaccacctcccccccttcccaccacctcccccccccttcccaccacctccccccccttcccaccacctcccccccttcccaccacctccccccccccttcccaccccccccttcccaccacctccccccccttcccaccacctccccccccccttcccaccacctccccccccttcccaccacctccccccccttcccaccacctccccccccttcccaccacctcccccccccttcccaccacctccccccccttcccaccacctccccccccttcccaccacctcccccccttcccaccacttccccccccttcccaccacctcccccccttcccaccacctccccccctttcccaccacctcccccccttcccaccacctcccccccccttcccaccacctcccaccacttcccccccttcccaccacctcccccctcttcccaccacctccccccccttcccacacttcccaccacctcccccccttcccaccacctcccccccttcccacacttcccaccacctccccccccttcccaccacctccccccccttcccaccacctccccccttcccaccacctcccccccttcccaccacctccccccccttcccaccacctcccccccttcccaccaccttccccccttcccaccactcccaccacctccccccccattcccccctcctcccccccaccacctcccccccccttccccaaccacctcccccccccttcccaccacctcctgccccctccccaccacctcccccccttcccaccacctccccccccttcccaccacctccccccccccttcccaccacctcccccccttcccccctcctctcccctcctctccccctccccccccttaccccctccaccccttctttccccccccttccccaccacctccccccccttccccaccaccccccccccccttcccacctccccccttcttccccccacacgttggtgacgtccgcggcatcatttgtcgctgtgattccaaaggagcaggagggtggcagaaaggaggggcagacacaggcaagtgcctagggGCGGTACATTTTGAAATCCGCCGCTGGGCACACTGTGTTCCTCAACATTCACAAGCAAACATTCACTGCCCTCCTCTTTTAATGTTGATACTCTGATAGGGAGGCAGTGTACATGATACAGGTGAGGTCAGCATGAGGGGTAGGAAGAAGCCATATGGATGAGAAACCCAATTGGTTAAGAAAGGCAGCATGTTTAATGCCCACTGCTGAGAAGGAAGACATCAAAGAGCATGCAAATAAGTCCATTGTGAAACAGTAGTAGCACTTTAATATTTACTTTTGTACTTTTTCATTTCctaacttttttgtttttgatttacAGTAACTGCTAATTAAACAAGAACTCGCGACACCCTCGCATATGCGACGGAACACCAAGCAACATGAACGTCTCTAAATGCAACCCGCCGTACAATGTCAGCGAGCATCCTGTTGTTGCAATGTACAGCATTGTTTTAGTCATTGGATTGCCAACAAACCTCTTAACCATGTGGTTAACATTACTACAAGTCTGCAGAAGAAATGTACTGGCAGTGTACCTGTTCAGTCTATCACTCAGTGAACTCATGTACTTGGGAACGCTGCCTCTCTGGATTCTCTATGTGAGAAATGGCCACAAGTGGGATTGGGGCCCTACTACTTGCAAGATAACTGGATACATCTTTTTCAACAATATATACATAAGCATCCTCCTACTGTGTTGCATATCGGTGGATCGCTTTTTGGCAGTAGAGTATTCCTTGGAATCCAGAGGTATGAGACAGCGGAAATTTGCCATTATCATCACGTGTGTGCTCTGTACACTGGTTGCACTAATTCACTCCACGGTATTTCTAATAAGTGATGGGGATGTATCTCGGAACCAAACCACCTGTTTTGAATCGCTACCAATGCTCCCAATTACGGCTCAGTTCAACTATGCTAGATTCCTTGTTGGCTTTCTTATTCCTTTGCTTATTCTCATTTTTACCAACTACAACATAAATAAGAGGATTGAAACAAGTGAGAGCTTCAGTGGTCCTGAGAAAGCCAAAGTAAAGTACTTGGTAATAGCAATAATAAcaatttttatgatttgttttgctcCATATCATATTGTGCTACTTATAAGGGCCATTGCTTTTTCTTTAAATCCAGAAAACTGCACTTTTGAAGAAAGCATCTATACAGCCAACACAGCATTCCTTTGTCTAGCCACTGCAAACAGTGTGGCCGATCCATTTATTTATGTGTTGGTCAGTGAAAATGTAAGGAAGGACATCTGCAGAGGTCTACATGCATGGAGATGGCAGTTCTCTGTGACCTTCAGAAGTGACAACAGCATGTATCCTCCCATTCAGAATTCAAGAGAACAGCATATCGCAGAGGAGTTTTCGCAAAGTGTACAATATCAATAACCATTCCAAACCCTGCAAAGAGACGCCTTACTACTGTCAGATGATCCACTCAAGCACTCGATCTCAACAGTATGGACTGAAGAAGTACAGCACGCCTATTTCGTAAACGCAGAACTATTGCACTTGAGATGTCTTTAATCTTGCAATTTTATGCAACTCGGGGacagattattaaaaaaaaaaaaatcgactgATGCCTCAGTACAGAATACTATATTAAAATAACGCTGAATTATTTTGTTTACAATGAAGGGCgttttatcatttattttctaCAATCAGAGGGGAAAAAATAACTACAAATTTGTTAATAGAAGTGGACATTTTTCACAACAAAAAAGCATCATACACCTGGACTAATTTTTGTCAAACTGATATAAAAGCCCCAATTACTTTCAGATATATTTAAGTagtatttatgttttaatatatagtAACGTTTATTATTTTCCAAGAATACACATTACTTTTCTCTGTTTATCGTCGGACATATTGAAGTCAAACATGACTGTTTATCAAAGTCTCCAAACCTGTGCATAGATTACACTGGATTTATTAACGAAGAGATCCTCCTATAGATaatggtattttttttatatttgctaaaTCAAGTGCTGCTGTCTTCACCATCATTGCCCAGTTTTACAGCAGCTTACTTT is part of the Ascaphus truei isolate aAscTru1 chromosome 9, aAscTru1.hap1, whole genome shotgun sequence genome and harbors:
- the GPR132 gene encoding putative G-protein coupled receptor 132, whose product is MNVSKCNPPYNVSEHPVVAMYSIVLVIGLPTNLLTMWLTLLQVCRRNVLAVYLFSLSLSELMYLGTLPLWILYVRNGHKWDWGPTTCKITGYIFFNNIYISILLLCCISVDRFLAVEYSLESRGMRQRKFAIIITCVLCTLVALIHSTVFLISDGDVSRNQTTCFESLPMLPITAQFNYARFLVGFLIPLLILIFTNYNINKRIETSESFSGPEKAKVKYLVIAIITIFMICFAPYHIVLLIRAIAFSLNPENCTFEESIYTANTAFLCLATANSVADPFIYVLVSENVRKDICRGLHAWRWQFSVTFRSDNSMYPPIQNSREQHIAEEFSQSVQYQ